One Thermococcus sp. M36 genomic window, CGACCATAATGGACGTCAGACTTATCCCCCTGGTAGCACTGAAGGACTTTGCCCACAGAAAGGGCCTCCCGCTGGCTTACGTTTACTATTACGGCGGCGTTCGCGTCTATGTCAGCGGCCTTGACACGGAGGAGATCAGCACCATTCTGGAAAGCAGGAGCTTCATAGAGGCCCACCCCAACGATATAGGTGCCACAGTCTACTACCCCAACGCCCTCGATGACTTTCTGCATGAGGTCTTCAAGCACTACAACTTCCAGATCAACGGGAAGGCCCTCGTCGACGCAATGAACACTCCAGCGGTGCTCTTCTTCCCGCGGATGAGCGACCACTTTGGCTTTGAAGTTGAACTGATCAACGACATGATGACGAGCTACCTGCCCCCGAAGCCCAAGGAGGTATTCCTGCACAAACTTCAGAAGGGGGACTACGATTTCGGGCTGCGCTTCAGGCCCGACGGTATAGTCGAGTTCTACAGGGACGGAGAAGAGGTGGAGTTCGGGAGCATGTGGAAGCTCCTCGACCACATGAAGAGAAACCTTTGAATTTTTACCCCAATTTTTAAACTCGCTGAAAACATTTAGCGAAAAGCGTTAAAAGGGGCCGGCCGATTATAGGTTTCGCGTTCATTTTGGGGGTGACATCTGTGGGAACGTTCGTTGTCATTGAGGGCATTGATGGCGCTGGGAAGTCCACCCAGGCAAAGCTTCTGGCCGAGTGGTTTGAGAAAAAGGGCTATGAGGTCGTTCTGACCAAGGAGCCAACGGACACGGCCTTTGGAAAGCTGATCAGAAAGCTTGTCCTCACGGGAGGGCGGGAGGGCATTATAGACGGTGCCAGGATAAGCCACGAGGCGGAGGCACTTCTCTTTGCCGCCGACAGGGCGGAGCACGTTGCAAAGCTCATAAAACCCTCCCTTGAGGCAGGGAAGGTAGTAATATCCGACAGGTATTTCTATTCCTCCCTCGCTTACCAGTGGGCGAGGGGCCTCGACCTGGAGTGGCTGATAGACCTGAACCGCTTCGCGATAAGGCCTGACCTCGTCATACTCCTCGATCTGCCCGTCAAGGAGAGCATGAAGCGCATAAACGGCAGGAGCATAAAGACCGAGTTCGACAAGATAGCCGAGCTCCAGAAGAAGGTGCGCGAGAACTATCTCAAGCTTGCAGAGCGCTTTCCCGAGATAAGGATAGTGAACGCCCTCGCGAGCGTTGAGGACATCCACAACGACATCGTCGCGCTGGTGGAGCACGAGCTCTTAAAGAAGTGAGGGGTCTGCCAGTGCCAGTCTCTTCATCCGGTAGCGAATCAGACCGGTAAACGCTCTTCATCCCCCTTCTCTCTTCGGCGGTTGCTTTTTAAAAGGTTCCCCTGAAATTCTTCCGGCCGATGACGAGCGTTAGCCACGCTGAGCGGTGAGGAGAAGAGGGTTAGCCGAGGCCGTCCTTCCAGTTCTCCCAGACAAGCTTGAGAAACTCCTCCAAGAACTCCATTCCGGCACCGCTGTTTGCCGCTTTTGGGTGGATCGAGAGGAAGAAAGTCCCCTTTGTGTTTCTATAGCTCGCCCTGGCACTCTCCAGCTGGTAATTGAGCAGAGGCCCCGTGAGGTACCACGTGTACTCCCTGTTGAGCACCGGTTCGACCGTGCCGTTCGGGAGATAGATGAAGTCCCCGCCGATGACCGTGAGGTTGTGTCCAAGAAGAACTTCGAGCGCCTCGTCCGAGACGGCATAGCGCGGCGCTATGAAGTATTCCGGCGAGAAGCCCATGTCTTCAAGCTCCCCCAGACCGAGATCGAGCCTCTTTTTGGCCTCAGCCCCATCGCACTCAAACTCGTCCCCGATGTGGTCGTAGCCGTGGAGCTCAACGTGATAACCCTCCCCGCTCAGGTTCCTGA contains:
- a CDS encoding phospho-sugar mutase; amino-acid sequence: MEVYHSQRFNPEELALLGRAIGTISHGTIIVGRDGRAISRYGKRAMVVGIVSTGSTIMDVRLIPLVALKDFAHRKGLPLAYVYYYGGVRVYVSGLDTEEISTILESRSFIEAHPNDIGATVYYPNALDDFLHEVFKHYNFQINGKALVDAMNTPAVLFFPRMSDHFGFEVELINDMMTSYLPPKPKEVFLHKLQKGDYDFGLRFRPDGIVEFYRDGEEVEFGSMWKLLDHMKRNL
- the tmk gene encoding dTMP kinase, which produces MGTFVVIEGIDGAGKSTQAKLLAEWFEKKGYEVVLTKEPTDTAFGKLIRKLVLTGGREGIIDGARISHEAEALLFAADRAEHVAKLIKPSLEAGKVVISDRYFYSSLAYQWARGLDLEWLIDLNRFAIRPDLVILLDLPVKESMKRINGRSIKTEFDKIAELQKKVRENYLKLAERFPEIRIVNALASVEDIHNDIVALVEHELLKK
- a CDS encoding DUF2334 domain-containing protein, translated to MKKLPILVVVLVAVSSSSLGEPAYLPQFGHFAILIHDVSPVYLPQLRQMAAIIDHYGLQNETYLFVIPDHAGEHPIGDYPEFVAFLRNLSGEGYHVELHGYDHIGDEFECDGAEAKKRLDLGLGELEDMGFSPEYFIAPRYAVSDEALEVLLGHNLTVIGGDFIYLPNGTVEPVLNREYTWYLTGPLLNYQLESARASYRNTKGTFFLSIHPKAANSGAGMEFLEEFLKLVWENWKDGLG